One Gemmatimonadota bacterium DNA window includes the following coding sequences:
- a CDS encoding macrolide ABC transporter ATP-binding protein, with the protein SGLNEAGTTIIMVTHDQTLADHAHRIIRLFDGRIVQEAAA; encoded by the coding sequence TAAGCGGCCTCAACGAAGCGGGCACGACCATCATCATGGTGACCCACGACCAGACACTGGCCGACCACGCCCACCGGATCATCCGCCTCTTCGACGGGCGGATCGTGCAGGAAGCAGCGGCGTAG
- a CDS encoding peptide ABC transporter substrate-binding protein, with product MGMPSHMRTWGIRGILASAVVLTGLAALLYYTLLGSAVADPSGQDEPAQVNSVGVTLPPDAAPPEHQHLRTFELNNRFMDRAVSSYQKVFGFAITNEPLTRVDRDFNLLPAAATHWEVTEDGFTWIFHLQQDLIFGDGRPVTAYDYESSFHRWADPKTGFDFEWYYRPIKNWGEVVAGRMPLDSLGVEALDEHTIAFTTTQPTPYAPELLNYSWVTPTHLFEKYGPAWSTRAETHMGSGPFRLKEWTINDRIVLEPSPTYRGPNKPFLERITAQLFNAAAQPPYLAAYEAGEVDYIVLSNQAEINRVKSNPALEDHLNTYVDFQTYYLLMDTYNPPFNDRRVRRAFSHAVDQASLMSSALRDIALPAAAMSPPGFPAANSEALAAIQAYDPEMARNLLAQAGYPDGKGFPAVSIWLRGETIVNSTAAEAVQAMLRQNLNIEVGVRNVERKVFTETMNAKELTLALIPYRYDYVDASNLLTLWLSNGRHPWYNEQFEDLVLRANVLVGNPDRRNALYQEAEEILVRDVGGVFLWHTLINEMWRPYVRGAALETNKWGYRAWRGNQMLNLMPTLYISEDVQDAAPKKEPAGFWDWLTTR from the coding sequence ATGGGTATGCCATCACACATGAGAACATGGGGTATTCGGGGTATCCTCGCCTCCGCGGTTGTATTGACAGGCTTGGCGGCACTCCTGTATTACACGCTGTTGGGGTCCGCCGTCGCCGACCCATCCGGCCAGGATGAGCCGGCTCAAGTAAACTCCGTGGGCGTCACGCTTCCCCCGGACGCCGCGCCGCCTGAGCATCAGCACCTGCGCACCTTCGAATTGAACAACCGGTTCATGGACCGGGCCGTTTCCTCTTACCAGAAGGTCTTCGGTTTCGCCATTACGAACGAGCCGCTGACCCGGGTCGACCGGGACTTCAACCTGCTCCCCGCCGCGGCCACGCACTGGGAAGTGACCGAAGACGGCTTCACTTGGATTTTCCATCTGCAGCAGGACCTTATTTTCGGCGACGGGCGTCCCGTGACGGCCTACGACTACGAGTCTTCGTTCCATCGCTGGGCCGATCCGAAGACCGGGTTCGATTTCGAATGGTACTACCGTCCCATCAAAAACTGGGGAGAAGTCGTGGCCGGCCGCATGCCGCTGGACTCGCTGGGCGTCGAAGCGCTGGACGAGCACACCATCGCCTTCACCACGACCCAGCCGACGCCCTACGCGCCGGAGCTTTTGAATTACAGCTGGGTGACCCCCACCCATCTGTTCGAGAAATACGGCCCGGCCTGGTCGACCCGGGCCGAGACTCACATGGGCAGCGGTCCCTTCCGGCTCAAGGAATGGACGATCAACGACCGCATCGTCCTCGAGCCGAGTCCCACGTACCGGGGTCCCAACAAGCCCTTCCTGGAACGCATCACGGCGCAACTCTTCAACGCCGCCGCCCAACCGCCCTACCTCGCCGCCTACGAAGCCGGCGAAGTCGACTACATCGTGCTGAGCAACCAGGCCGAAATAAACCGCGTCAAATCCAATCCCGCGTTGGAAGACCACCTGAACACCTACGTGGATTTCCAGACCTACTATCTGCTGATGGATACCTACAACCCGCCCTTCAACGACCGGCGGGTGCGCCGGGCCTTCAGCCACGCCGTCGACCAGGCTTCGCTCATGAGTTCGGCCCTGCGGGACATCGCGTTGCCGGCCGCCGCCATGTCGCCGCCGGGGTTTCCCGCGGCCAACTCCGAAGCGCTGGCCGCCATCCAGGCCTACGATCCGGAAATGGCGCGTAACCTCCTGGCGCAGGCGGGTTATCCCGATGGCAAGGGATTCCCGGCCGTGAGTATTTGGCTGCGGGGAGAAACCATCGTGAACAGCACGGCCGCCGAGGCGGTCCAGGCCATGCTGAGGCAGAATCTGAATATCGAGGTCGGGGTGCGGAACGTGGAAAGGAAGGTGTTTACGGAAACGATGAACGCCAAGGAACTCACCCTGGCGCTTATCCCTTACCGCTATGACTACGTAGATGCCAGCAACCTGCTCACGCTGTGGCTGTCTAACGGCAGGCATCCCTGGTACAACGAGCAGTTCGAAGATCTGGTGCTTCGGGCGAATGTGCTGGTGGGAAATCCGGACCGGCGCAACGCGTTATACCAGGAAGCGGAGGAAATCCTGGTCCGCGACGTGGGCGGCGTGTTCCTCTGGCACACCCTGATCAATGAAATGTGGCGGCCCTACGTACGCGGCGCAGCGCTGGAGACCAACAAGTGGGGGTACAGGGCATGGCGGGGCAACCAGATGCTGAACCTGATGCCGACCCTGTATATTTCGGAAGACGTCCAGGATGCGGCCCCGAAAAAGGAACCCGCCGGCTTCTGGGACTGGCTGACCACCCGGTAG
- a CDS encoding peptide ABC transporter substrate-binding protein — protein sequence MRSKICLLLPASLLMIAVALASDALSGPSGPPGSSGQPGPPSQPGQPGQVNSVGVTLPPDAAPPSLQVLRTFELNNRYMDRATSSYQKSFGFALTNEPLSRVDRDFNLVPAAATRWEVTEDGRTWVFHLRKDMVFGDGKPVTAYDYADTFRRWADPDIGFDFEWYYRPIKNWGAVVARKMPLDSLGVEALGPHTIAFTTTRPAPFAPHLLNYSWVTPTHQFEKYGAAWSTKPETHIGYGPYRLKEWTINDRIVLEPNPVYPGPSTPYLERIIARLYNAAAQPPFLASYEAGEVDYVLLNNPAEINRVRSDPVLRNHLNTYTNFTTYYLFMDTRGPPFHDLRVRQAISHAIDQPAIMKSALKDIAVPAVSMMPAGFPAARPDSLAHIQRYDPERARKLLAEAGYPDGRGFPEMAMWLRGEAYLRKVAAEAIQAMLKQNLNIEVEVLNVERKVYTEAMNAKEIPFSMIAYGWDYLDPSNLLNLWLSRGRHPWRNDRFEVLVERANHLVGDPGRRAQLYHDAEEILVRDVGGVFLWHDLVNEMWRPYVRGEALEPNESGYRAWRGNQMLNLMTTIYITEDVSRETTSRRQAGPRSGLTER from the coding sequence ATGCGATCGAAGATCTGCCTGTTGCTCCCTGCTTCTTTGCTGATGATTGCCGTTGCCCTCGCGTCGGACGCACTGTCCGGGCCGTCAGGGCCGCCTGGTTCCTCCGGCCAACCTGGTCCGCCCAGTCAGCCCGGCCAGCCCGGCCAGGTCAATTCCGTCGGCGTGACGCTCCCTCCGGACGCCGCACCGCCCTCCCTGCAGGTCCTGCGGACCTTCGAGCTGAACAACCGGTACATGGACCGGGCCACGTCCTCCTACCAGAAGTCCTTCGGATTTGCCCTGACGAACGAACCGCTCAGCCGGGTCGACCGCGATTTCAACCTGGTGCCCGCCGCCGCCACCCGCTGGGAGGTGACCGAGGACGGCCGCACCTGGGTTTTCCACCTCAGGAAGGACATGGTGTTCGGCGACGGCAAGCCCGTAACCGCCTACGATTACGCGGACACGTTCCGGCGATGGGCGGACCCGGACATCGGCTTCGATTTCGAATGGTACTACCGGCCCATCAAGAACTGGGGCGCGGTCGTCGCGCGGAAGATGCCGCTGGACTCGCTGGGCGTCGAGGCGCTGGGCCCGCACACCATCGCCTTTACGACCACCCGGCCCGCGCCTTTCGCGCCTCATTTGCTCAACTACAGCTGGGTGACACCCACCCACCAGTTCGAGAAATACGGGGCCGCCTGGTCCACAAAACCCGAAACCCACATCGGGTACGGCCCCTACCGGCTCAAGGAGTGGACGATCAATGACCGCATCGTCCTCGAACCGAATCCCGTCTACCCCGGACCCAGCACACCCTACCTGGAGCGGATCATTGCCCGGTTGTACAATGCCGCGGCCCAGCCGCCGTTTCTCGCCTCCTACGAGGCGGGCGAGGTCGATTACGTCCTGCTGAACAACCCGGCCGAGATCAACCGGGTCCGGTCCGACCCAGTACTGCGAAACCATCTCAATACCTATACGAATTTCACCACGTACTATCTTTTCATGGATACCCGCGGACCTCCCTTCCACGACCTGCGCGTCCGCCAGGCTATCAGCCACGCCATCGACCAGCCGGCCATCATGAAATCCGCCCTGAAGGACATCGCGGTGCCCGCCGTATCGATGATGCCGGCAGGATTTCCCGCCGCACGTCCCGATTCACTCGCCCATATCCAACGGTACGATCCCGAAAGGGCCCGCAAACTGCTCGCGGAAGCGGGATATCCCGATGGCAGGGGATTCCCGGAGATGGCCATGTGGCTGCGCGGCGAAGCCTATCTCAGAAAAGTGGCCGCCGAGGCCATCCAGGCCATGCTGAAGCAAAACCTGAATATCGAGGTCGAGGTGCTGAACGTGGAACGGAAGGTCTACACAGAAGCCATGAACGCCAAGGAGATCCCCTTTTCCATGATCGCCTACGGATGGGACTACCTCGACCCCAGCAACCTGCTCAACCTGTGGTTGTCCCGGGGCCGTCATCCGTGGCGCAACGACCGGTTCGAGGTACTCGTCGAACGGGCCAACCACCTGGTGGGCGATCCCGGCCGCCGTGCGCAACTCTACCATGACGCGGAAGAGATCCTGGTCCGCGACGTGGGCGGCGTGTTCCTATGGCACGACCTGGTCAACGAGATGTGGCGACCCTATGTCCGCGGCGAAGCCCTGGAACCGAACGAATCGGGATACAGGGCCTGGCGGGGAAACCAGATGCTGAACCTGATGACGACGATTTATATTACTGAGGATGTATCCCGGGAAACGACGTCACGCAGGCAGGCCGGACCCCGGAGTGGGCTGACCGAGCGTTGA
- a CDS encoding M23 family metallopeptidase, protein MSSRSGMPSRPVPVYTRIDLDRPGFPPGPMNLVLALALTAVCLGGETFFHAPRAYLGERAFSLHLSDERVANGHTLLLQCIPYGPGEEAGRAADLPIERVDLPGPADRVADLTVSTGARIHRLYPHPTGPEGVLFALIGIPYRAAPGSDTVHVEWTESDRIFDRELPFTIVAGPYRSEQIRGVPQSRVTPSVTDFRRIAREQKIIAAAYEAVRDTVMMEDTFRYPVEKKTITSPYGTRRVFNGLLRSYHGGLDLRAYEGTPLYAAQSGVVKLAQDLFYSGNHVLIEHGMGIHTGYSHMSRLYVKTGDEVSRGQLLGLSGATGRVTAAHLHWTVSVDGVGVSPLQFTEILALLYQKPVEVRNPNDG, encoded by the coding sequence GTGTCGTCCAGATCGGGGATGCCGTCGAGACCGGTCCCTGTGTACACCCGGATCGACCTGGATCGACCCGGATTCCCGCCCGGTCCCATGAATCTTGTTCTTGCCCTGGCGCTGACCGCCGTCTGCCTGGGTGGCGAGACCTTCTTCCACGCGCCACGGGCCTATCTGGGAGAGCGGGCTTTCTCGCTCCACCTTTCCGATGAGCGGGTGGCGAACGGCCATACCCTATTACTGCAGTGCATCCCGTACGGTCCCGGCGAGGAAGCCGGTCGTGCGGCTGATCTTCCGATTGAGCGGGTCGATCTCCCTGGTCCGGCCGATCGCGTGGCTGACCTGACCGTTTCGACGGGTGCCCGGATCCATCGCCTGTACCCTCATCCGACCGGGCCCGAAGGTGTTTTGTTCGCGCTGATCGGCATTCCCTATCGTGCGGCGCCGGGATCGGATACCGTTCACGTGGAGTGGACCGAAAGCGATCGGATCTTCGATCGGGAACTCCCGTTCACCATAGTTGCCGGCCCGTACCGGTCGGAGCAGATCCGCGGCGTACCGCAGAGCCGGGTCACGCCCTCGGTCACGGACTTCCGGCGTATCGCACGTGAACAGAAGATCATCGCCGCGGCGTACGAGGCGGTACGGGATACGGTGATGATGGAAGACACGTTCCGTTACCCCGTGGAGAAGAAGACCATCACCAGCCCGTATGGGACTCGAAGGGTGTTCAACGGTCTGCTTCGAAGCTACCACGGCGGACTCGACCTGCGTGCCTACGAAGGAACGCCCCTGTACGCCGCCCAGTCCGGCGTGGTCAAGCTGGCGCAGGACCTGTTCTATTCGGGCAACCATGTCCTCATCGAACACGGCATGGGCATCCACACCGGGTATTCGCACATGAGCCGGCTGTACGTGAAAACGGGGGACGAGGTGTCACGGGGACAGTTGCTGGGGCTGTCGGGGGCCACGGGCCGGGTGACCGCCGCGCACCTGCACTGGACGGTGAGCGTAGACGGCGTGGGGGTCAGTCCGCTCCAGTTTACCGAGATCCTCGCCTTGCTGTACCAGAAACCCGTCGAAGTGCGCAATCCGAATGACGGTTGA
- a CDS encoding phytanoyl-CoA dioxygenase family protein: MPAHPTDAERFLFDTNGYLVLEDFLPNSQVDALNAALERTIARRRDPGFQRAHEPAFADKLDSANARVMHLLAEDPLFLDMLDYEPMMHYVHSLFNEMPHLHSTDAIYEIEPEEHHGKGWHTDGIQDGFRDFQPHIPLLQFKVGYYLSDMSGPDQGNLTLVPGSHKSLVEPDAKNGMPGAVQICGRPGTAVLFHNGVWHSAGPFTRKGGKRVILYYGYEHPWMLACAEQWRYDRDFLNSLTPPRRRFFHGFVFDPPEYRWG, from the coding sequence ATGCCGGCCCATCCCACGGATGCCGAACGCTTCCTATTCGACACGAACGGTTACCTCGTGCTGGAGGATTTCCTTCCGAATTCCCAGGTCGACGCGCTCAACGCCGCGCTGGAGCGGACGATTGCGCGTCGCCGCGACCCCGGGTTCCAACGAGCGCACGAACCGGCCTTCGCAGACAAACTGGATTCGGCCAACGCACGGGTCATGCACCTGCTGGCCGAAGATCCGCTCTTTCTGGACATGCTCGACTACGAGCCGATGATGCACTATGTCCACAGTCTGTTCAACGAGATGCCCCACCTGCACTCGACCGACGCCATCTACGAGATCGAACCCGAAGAGCACCACGGAAAGGGCTGGCACACGGACGGGATACAGGACGGATTTCGTGACTTCCAGCCTCACATCCCGCTATTGCAGTTCAAGGTGGGATACTACCTGAGCGACATGTCCGGTCCCGACCAGGGCAACCTGACCCTGGTACCGGGCAGCCACAAGTCCCTGGTCGAGCCGGACGCGAAGAATGGAATGCCCGGGGCCGTACAGATCTGCGGACGGCCCGGCACGGCCGTGCTCTTCCACAACGGGGTGTGGCATTCGGCCGGCCCGTTCACGCGCAAAGGCGGCAAGCGGGTGATCCTCTACTACGGATACGAACACCCGTGGATGCTGGCCTGCGCGGAGCAGTGGCGGTACGACAGGGATTTCCTGAACAGCCTCACACCCCCACGCCGGCGATTCTTCCACGGTTTCGTCTTCGACCCGCCGGAATACCGCTGGGGTTGA
- a CDS encoding amidohydrolase, with the protein MIYDGHAYCFPSPGDIGGFDDHTEFRRHLQLFMSQARQQPVWRRSDRAPADATGLYDPDLPWRFEGLRNANFRTGKHGLAEWSVDGEDYVKQALPPWTEDFSFSPESLVAEMDYAGVDRALLHRTPYMGLDDGYIAECCRRYPERLQGLAQVPEWWIPDRTDEAIAKLERAIGVLGLSGLQFAPFHRPLYDLSAEWTGSDFDPFWIAVAELGIPVFFTLGAVGSPSAYIEELRSLSAWMDRFPDVDVIVTHGFPWRMFAERDRINVPDEVYEAAPADHPRFHIQILFAVFLQSRWDYPMPQMRPVLEKMVECFGADRILWGTDIPIVLLHWTYRQSLDYVRRYCPFLDEDEMAAILGGNMERIMGVGGFAG; encoded by the coding sequence ATGATCTACGACGGACACGCCTATTGCTTTCCTTCTCCGGGAGATATCGGAGGTTTCGACGATCATACCGAATTCCGGCGTCACCTGCAACTGTTCATGTCCCAGGCCCGGCAGCAGCCCGTCTGGCGGCGTAGCGACCGCGCGCCGGCCGACGCTACGGGGCTATACGATCCCGATCTACCCTGGCGTTTCGAGGGCCTGCGGAACGCAAACTTCCGCACCGGGAAACACGGACTGGCCGAGTGGTCGGTCGATGGCGAGGACTACGTCAAACAAGCGTTGCCGCCGTGGACGGAGGACTTCTCATTTTCACCGGAAAGCCTGGTGGCGGAGATGGACTACGCGGGCGTCGACCGGGCCCTCCTTCACCGCACGCCCTACATGGGGCTCGACGACGGTTACATCGCGGAATGCTGCCGCCGCTACCCGGAGCGGCTCCAGGGATTGGCCCAGGTCCCCGAATGGTGGATACCTGACCGGACCGACGAGGCCATTGCGAAACTGGAACGGGCGATCGGCGTTCTCGGCCTTTCGGGCCTTCAGTTCGCGCCCTTTCACCGGCCGCTCTATGACCTCTCCGCTGAATGGACCGGGTCCGATTTCGACCCGTTCTGGATAGCAGTGGCCGAACTGGGTATTCCTGTTTTCTTCACCCTCGGCGCGGTCGGATCGCCTTCCGCATACATCGAAGAGTTACGTTCGTTGAGTGCCTGGATGGACCGGTTCCCCGATGTCGACGTGATCGTGACCCACGGATTCCCCTGGCGGATGTTTGCCGAACGTGACCGGATCAACGTCCCCGACGAAGTGTATGAAGCCGCGCCCGCGGACCACCCCCGTTTCCACATCCAGATCCTCTTCGCCGTGTTCCTGCAGTCGCGCTGGGACTACCCCATGCCCCAGATGCGGCCCGTCCTGGAGAAGATGGTCGAATGTTTCGGCGCCGACCGCATCCTGTGGGGTACGGACATCCCCATCGTGCTGCTGCACTGGACCTACCGCCAGAGCCTGGACTATGTGAGGCGCTACTGCCCGTTCCTGGACGAGGACGAGATGGCGGCGATTCTCGGTGGCAATATGGAGCGGATTATGGGCGTGGGCGGGTTTGCCGGGTAG
- a CDS encoding Gfo/Idh/MocA family oxidoreductase: protein MQKYRVAVLGCRGRGTAAGRAYHQHPRTEVVALCDLVPERLATLGDELGVAARYDDLDRMIEAEAPDIVAIPTGTEFHYPLAMRVLEHGVHIDIEKPICTTLAEADAVLAKAAEQGVQVAVHHQGRSGGALQAVKAAVDEGRIGDLRFIQGSGKGYYGGYGLMNIATHSLNAMLGVAGPVRSVQAVALTDGRPITPEDVVPSPSGMGYIAGEHVTAALAFEGGFSGVLLQHRFPVMDSTAYMIEIYGTEGRLYWKSDAPWFLSTPHFAPGQAEWQPLAPIVPEHYDPAGPASVEDYQFADEYVRALDEGRAHECSGDAGRHVLEILMGISSRARAAGVWICRKRNAITRSCAGARNTVWACPVRCRAPIRNGSPRKTAVWAGVRASRRAFPNHPPRPYPANPPTPIIRSILPPRIAAISSSSRNGQ, encoded by the coding sequence ATGCAAAAATACCGGGTCGCTGTTCTGGGCTGCCGTGGCCGGGGTACGGCCGCGGGCCGCGCGTACCATCAGCATCCCCGCACCGAAGTTGTGGCATTGTGCGACCTCGTGCCCGAACGGCTGGCGACCCTCGGCGACGAACTGGGGGTTGCGGCTCGTTACGACGATCTCGACCGGATGATCGAGGCCGAGGCTCCGGACATTGTCGCTATTCCCACGGGTACCGAATTCCACTACCCGCTGGCTATGCGCGTGCTGGAACACGGCGTCCACATCGACATTGAAAAGCCGATTTGTACGACCCTGGCCGAGGCCGACGCGGTGCTGGCCAAAGCCGCGGAGCAAGGGGTGCAGGTGGCCGTGCATCACCAGGGGCGCAGCGGCGGTGCGCTTCAGGCGGTCAAAGCGGCGGTTGACGAGGGCCGGATCGGCGACTTGCGGTTTATACAGGGCAGCGGCAAGGGCTACTACGGCGGCTACGGCCTGATGAATATCGCCACGCACTCGCTCAATGCCATGCTAGGCGTGGCCGGACCGGTGCGAAGCGTGCAAGCCGTGGCCTTGACCGATGGACGTCCGATCACGCCCGAGGACGTGGTGCCGTCGCCGAGTGGCATGGGCTACATTGCCGGTGAACACGTGACCGCGGCTCTTGCCTTTGAAGGCGGGTTTTCGGGTGTCCTCCTGCAGCACCGCTTCCCGGTGATGGATTCGACAGCCTATATGATCGAGATCTACGGCACCGAAGGCAGGCTCTATTGGAAAAGCGATGCCCCGTGGTTTCTGTCTACTCCGCACTTTGCCCCCGGACAGGCCGAATGGCAGCCGCTTGCCCCCATCGTGCCGGAGCACTACGATCCGGCCGGTCCCGCTTCCGTGGAGGACTACCAGTTCGCCGACGAGTACGTGCGGGCGCTCGACGAGGGCCGTGCGCACGAGTGCTCGGGTGATGCCGGCCGCCACGTGCTGGAGATATTGATGGGCATTTCGAGTCGGGCGCGCGCGGCCGGCGTGTGGATCTGCCGCAAGCGGAACGCGATCACCCGCTCCTGCGCTGGCGCGAGGAACACGGTCTGGGCCTGCCCGGTCCGATGCCGCGCCCCTATTCGGAATGGCTCGCCGCGGAAGACGGCCGTCTGGGCCGGAGTGCGAGCTAGCCGCCGGGCTTTCCCAAATCACCCTCCTCGTCCCTACCCGGCAAACCCGCCCACGCCCATAATCCGCTCCATATTGCCACCGAGAATCGCCGCCATCTCGTCCTCGTCCAGGAACGGGCAGTAG
- a CDS encoding DUF1697 domain-containing protein, producing the protein MTAQKPSDETYLALLRGINVGGKNIIKMADLRSCFEAECFRDVVTYIQSGNVIFRSPSTGLRTLTKSIEGMLSVAFDYEASVVMRSRKQMRAVVSDAPAGFGERPKTYRYDVIYLKAPLTATAAMEGIPTRPGVDEAWAGSGVLYFSRRIDQASRSYLSRLASMPVYQRVTVRNWNTTTRLVELMEKLNAD; encoded by the coding sequence ATGACCGCACAAAAACCCTCGGACGAAACCTACCTGGCCCTGCTGCGCGGAATAAACGTCGGCGGCAAGAACATCATCAAGATGGCGGATCTCCGGAGTTGCTTCGAGGCCGAATGTTTCCGCGATGTCGTCACCTATATCCAGAGTGGGAACGTGATCTTCCGTTCGCCTTCCACCGGGCTCAGGACCTTGACGAAGAGCATCGAGGGGATGCTGTCCGTGGCGTTTGACTACGAAGCGAGTGTCGTGATGCGCTCAAGAAAGCAGATGCGGGCTGTGGTTTCCGATGCGCCGGCGGGGTTTGGAGAACGGCCGAAGACGTACAGATACGACGTGATCTATCTGAAAGCGCCACTTACGGCAACAGCCGCCATGGAGGGCATCCCCACCAGGCCCGGCGTGGATGAAGCCTGGGCGGGCAGCGGTGTGCTCTACTTCTCCAGACGGATCGACCAGGCCTCACGGAGCTATCTCAGCCGTCTCGCGTCGATGCCCGTGTACCAGCGCGTTACCGTCCGAAACTGGAATACGACGACCCGGTTGGTTGAACTCATGGAAAAACTGAATGCCGACTAA